The Chaetodon auriga isolate fChaAug3 chromosome 22, fChaAug3.hap1, whole genome shotgun sequence genome contains a region encoding:
- the LOC143314984 gene encoding uncharacterized protein LOC143314984 — MHIKTGTWEANNTVCESDTLCDPAVLVSATNSEPHIRNRRLSPGSGNCGGGGGGGCISGGDQQPRQLSPEGDLIGPGYTHPFSFRREKERKQHKGRSLRRESQKGVSRVSERPQKVNQKERWVEDSLSLLKPPPAFPVQDSPAKLQPAVSYASKVKAGAASGALEEDRPAIGVLLQNQWGLSFISEARPVTEGSGTRPTANTLPPQPTDAEQPADPQLDTGLTVQLPEETPIPVATSITPTTRPEVDESNGKLLLSCRHLVEALNYHSREWNAICNKQKKVPKKVVWYKDTQEHPA, encoded by the exons ATGCATATCAAAACAG GTACATGGGAAGCCAACAACACCGTGTGTGAGTCCGATACCCTGTGTGACCCAGCAGTCCTCGTTTCAGCCACCAACTCTGAGCCACACATTCGCAATCGCCGCCTGTCTCCTGGCTCGGGCAACTGTGGAGGCGGTGGGGGTGGAGGCTGCATCTCTGGAGGTGACCAACAGCCCCGACAGCTTTCACCTGAAGGCGACCTGATTGGACCCGGTTACACGCATCCCTTCAGCTTCCGCAGGGAAAAAGAACGCAAGCAGCACAAAGGCCGCAGCCTCCGCAGGGAAAGTCAGAAGGGGGTCAGCCGAGTAAGCGAGCGGCCACAAAAGGTTAACCAAAAGGAGAGGTGGGTGGAGGACAGTCTGTCGCTGCTCAAGCCCCCACCTGCCTTCCCAGTGCAGGACAGCCCCGCGAAGCTGCAGCCCGCCGTCAGCTACGCCTCCAAGGTGAAGGCGGGAGCAGCAAGTGGAGCGCTGGAGGAGGACCGCCCCGCCATCGGTGTGCTGCTACAGAACCAGTGGGGTCTCAGTTTCATCAGTGAGGCGAGGCCTGTCACAGAGGGCTCCGGCACTCGCCCCACTGCCAACACCCTCCCCCCTCAGCCCACAGACGCCGAACAGCCAGCAGACCCACAGCTGGACACAGGTCTCACAGTCCAGCTTCCAGAAGAAACGCCTATTCCAGTTGCTACCTCCATCACCCCCACCACACGCCCAGAGGTGGACGAAAGCAACGggaagctgctgctcagttgtCGCCATCTAGTGGAGGCTTTGAACTATCACAGTAGAG aaTGGAATGCTATCtgtaacaaacagaaaaaag tTCCAAAAAAGGTCGTCTGGTATAAAGACACCCAGGAGCACCCAGCCTAG
- the LOC143314956 gene encoding uncharacterized protein LOC143314956, with the protein METTGSSYQVENTGIFLPLSSLRLLIPPLRLLSAAMWQVAQRREVLEYEKLDEFVTLVTATVPDLLSPKQRGKLLLRLRAKILLELCRNEETANTLCIQPHLERIRPPGYTGSGDAEVDAEEAIFVELIQTLLKDPAEREHFYQEVFPTEYGLSYDTDMQLLVWEFLSKLEKLLPVPDLSQAVSWLTSAPSVLRDCLQALSSPDDLRSLLQHHKCLEHLGKQGTTVEMSTQVFACSECPFFHMQESYLLQHIEHSHPEQYSKLQKAAETAEAPRKKAPRPEFPKPFPIHDRPDPHMCQECGKTFTRASDVTRHQRTHTGERPYTCEECKKSFKNSWDLTRHQRIHTGERPFLCSQCGKRFTQMGLLKLHFDRTTCGQTCNPPLDLTTEVVVAEDTSEKEGGQYKCQKCGESFASILERLRHRQRHVVRRQYKCSLCEKIYSRASDLKRHQMKHTGERPFACECGKNFTHVWLLNKHRQIHTRERPYPCAECGKSFTQLQILNRHLLTHNGQRPFQCSYCEKSFTQLASLTRHERIHTGERPYLCTTCEKTFLTHGELVRHQRSHSNFRPFSCPQCPKSFKTKRAQSEHLNTHTGERPFACNRCGKRFAKSTSLVRHNLTHTGERPHQCSQCGKTFLTSGELLLHKRIHTGEKPYPCSYCERRFRCSSDLNMHVRTHTGEKPHSCLFCKKSFSTSTRLKRHMRTHVDKSVVVESFSL; encoded by the exons ATGGAAACGACGGGCAGTTCTTACCAAGTGGAAAACACGG GTATATTCCTGCCGCTGTCGTCGTTGAGGCTGCTGATCCCTCCTCTGCGGCTGCTCTCTGCAGCGATGTGGCAGGTGGCTCAGCGGAGAGAAGTCCTTGAGTATGAAAAGCTCGACGAGTTTGTGACGCTGGTGACGGCAACAGTTCCAGACCTGCTCAGTCCGAAGCAACGAGGCAAGCTGCTCCTTCGCCTGAGAGCGAAA ATTCTTCTTGAGTTGTGCAGAAATGAGGAAACAGCCAACACTTTGTGTATACAGCCTCACCTGGAACGAATCCGCCCACCAGGATACACAGGA AGTGGAGATGCAGAGGTGGATGCAGAGGAGGCCATTTTTGTTGAGCTCATCCAAACGCTGCTGAAAGACCCAGCAGAGAGGGAACATTTTTACCAG GAGGTTTTCCCAACAGAATATGGTCTCAGCTACGACACCGACATGCAGCTGCTTGTGTGGGAGTTTCTCTCTAAGCTGGAGAAACTCCTGCCAGTACCAGACCTCAGTCAG GCTGTTTCTTGGCTGACCTCTGCCCCCTCTGTACTGAGGGACTGCTTGCAAGCACTCTCCAGTCCTGACGACCTGAGGTCTCTCCTGCAACACCATAAATGCCTCGAGCACCTTGGAAAACAAG GTACCACTGTGGAGATGTCCACCCAGGTCTTTGCCTGCTCTGAGTGTCCATTCTTCCACATGCAAGAGTCctacctgctgcagcacatcgAGCACAGTCACCCTGAGCAGTACAGCAAGCTGCAGAAGGCCGCAGAGACAGCTGAGGCCCCCAGGAAGAAGGCCCCGCGTCCGGAGTTCCCAAAGCCTTTCCCCATCCACGATAGGCCCGATCCTCACATGTGCCAGGAGTGTGGCAAGACTTTCACACGTGCCTCAGACGTGACTCGTCACCAGCGGACGCACACGGGTGAGCGCCCATACACCTGCGAGGAATGTAAGAAGAGCTTCAAGAACTCCTGGGATCTGACCAGGCATCAGCGCATTCACACCGGAGAGCGACCCTTCCTCTGCTCCCAGTGCGGCAAACGGTTCACACAGATGGGCTTGCTCAAACTGCATTTCGATCGGACCACCTGCGGCCAGACTTGCAACCCCCCCCTCGACCTGACGACAGAGGTTGTAGTAGCAGAGGATACATCAGAGAAAGAGGGCGGTCAGTACAAATGCCAGAAATGTGGCGAGAGCTTTGCTAGCATCCTGGAGCGGCTGAGGCACAGGCAGAGGCATGTGGTGAGGCGTCAGTACAAATGCTCCCTGTGTGAGAAGATCTACAGCCGAGCGTCGGACCTCAAGAGACACCAGATGAAACACACCGGTGAGCGGCCATTTGCATGCGAGTGTGGGAAAAACTTCACACACGTGTGGCTTCTGAATAAGCACCGGCAGATCCACACCAGGGAGCGTCCGTACCCCTGCGCAGAGTGTGGGAAGAGCTTCACGCAGCTCCAGATCCTGAACAGGCACCTGCTGACTCACAACGGCCAGCGGCCATTCCAGTGCTCCTACTGCGAGAAGAGCTTCACTCAGCTGGCCAGCCTCACACGCCACGAGCGAATCCACACAGGCGAGAGGCCGTACCTCTGCACCACCTGCGAGAAGACCTTCCTCACACACGGAGAGCTGGTGAGACATCAGCGCAGCCACAGTAACTTCAGGCCGTTCAGCTGCCCACAGTGCCCCAAGAGCTTTAAAACCAAGCGAGCTCAGAGCGAGCACCTCAATACGCACACAGGAGAGCGTCCATTTGCGTGCAACCGGTGCGGGAAGAGGTTTGCCAAGTCGACCTCGCTCGTCCGGCATAACCTGACTCACACAGGGGAACGGCCCCACCAGTGCTCACAGTGCGGGAAGACCTTCCTCACCTCTGGTGAGCTCCTCCTCCACAAACGCATCCACACAGGAGAAAAGCCTTATCCCTGCTCCTACTGCGAGAGGAGGTTCAGGTGCTCCTCCGACCTCAACATGCACGTCCGGACGCACACCGGAGAGAAGCCACACAGCTGCCTGTTCTGTAAGAAGAGCTTCTCTACGTCGACAAGGCTGAAGagacacatgcgcacacacgtgGACAAGAGTGTCGTCGTGGAATCATTTAGTCTTTGA